In a genomic window of Lycium ferocissimum isolate CSIRO_LF1 chromosome 9, AGI_CSIRO_Lferr_CH_V1, whole genome shotgun sequence:
- the LOC132030089 gene encoding uncharacterized protein LOC132030089, which produces MWLSTFPTALPVALSVPSPLTQQDFNLRRSKLKRNVKISRNLEFAISCSGDKAASIGFDVPFPKDYTELLQQAKEATELALKDNKQLMEIEFPTAGLGSVPGDGEGGTEMTGSMQLIREFCDLLVIPEKATKTRIFFPEANEVKFARQSIFGGASFKLDYLTKPSFFEDFGFTEKVKMVDRVKPEDELFIVAYPYFNVNEMLVVEELYKTAVSNTSRKLIIFNGELDRIRSGYYPSFFYPKLAALSKTLFPKMETVYYIHNFKGRNGGVLFRCYPGPWKVFRRVGNTYICLHQQESMPSLKEVALDILPSA; this is translated from the exons ATGTGGTTATCCACTTTCCCAACCGCTCTGCCCGTTGCACTTTCAGTCCCTTCCCCTCTTACACAACAG GATTTCAACCTGAGAAGGTCTAAATTGAAGAGAAATGTGAAGATTTCAAGAAATCTTGAATTTGCTATCAGTTGTTCAGGGGATAAAGCTGCTTCAATTGGGTTTGATGTGCCATTCCCTAAGGACTATACTGAATTACTTCAACAA GCTAAAGAAGCAACTGAATTGGCATTGAAGGACAACAAACAGCTGATG GAAATTGAATTTCCAACTGCCGGACTGGGTTCTGTACCAG GTGACGGTGAGGGTGGAACAGAAATGACTGGAAGTATGCAACTAATACGTGAGTTCTGTGATCTCTTGGTTATACCTGAGAAAGCCACAAAGACCAGAATT TTTTTCCCGGAGGCTAATGAAGTGAAATTCGCAAGACAATCAATTTTTGGAGGGGCATCGTTTAAGTTGGACTATTTGACGAAGCCTTCTTTTTTCGAGGATTTCGGTTTCACCGAAAAGGTCAAGATGGTTGACCGTGTCAAGCCAGAAGATGAACTCTTTATAGTTGCCTATCCATATTTTAATGTCAATG AGATGCTTGTCGTGGAAGAGCTATACAAAACAGCAGTGTCGAACACTTCCAGGAAACTTATTATATTCAACGGAGAGCTTGATCGAATAAGATCTGGTT ATTATCCGTCATTCTTCTACCCGAAGCTGGCTGCACTTTCCAAGACTCTTTTCCCTAAGATGGAGACAGTATATTATATTCACAATTTTAAAGGACGAAATGGAGGAGTCCTGTTTAG GTGCTATCCTGGTCCTTGGAAAGTTTTCCGAAGAGTAGGAAATACATACATCTGTCTGCATCAACAGGAATCAATGCCATCCTTGAAAGAAGTTGCTTTGGACATCCTTCCATCAGCTTGA